AAAATCAATCACTCCACGATATAAAAGCTTCATTTATCACTTAAAAGATAAACGAGTTGAAAAAACAAGTAACAAAATTGAAAATGCATTTCAAAAAACAATGCCAAAATCAAGAAAACGAACATTCAAGACTAAACGAGGTGTTTTAAAACGAATCTATCGCAGGGATCTCATTTGGAATGACAATCGCAAAAAGGATTTTGAAAATCAACAAAGTTTTTGAAAGAGTCATATATTGCTTATTAAAACTTTTAAACATTTAATAGAAATTTGGAAATCATTTAAATTAAGTGATAAAACATTGATTTTTGAATAAACTTTTAATAATATTATCTAAAATTAGTTTTTTATTTAGTTAAAAAGTGAATAATTTATAAAATTTTCATAAAATTCTATTATTATGTCATTGTTTAATTTTCACAATCTTTATAATATATAAAGTAGATAATGTAGCATATATTAATTTAAATATGGGTATAGGGATTTGAATGGTGTATAAAGTAAAATATGATGAAAAAAATTACTCCGTAGTCATCACCAAAACTGGAAAAGAAGACTGGTTTACTCCCGGTAAGGTTCTTTATGATGTTAAGCCCTATGACGGTTTTCTAAAGGACATGTCTACAAATTTGGATATTGTAATTCCAGTTAATGATTTTAAAGATTATACACATATTTATTCAAATGTTTTCATTGAAGAGTTAGAGATTAGTATACCTAATAACATTATTGGTACTAGCTTTGGAGACAATTACCGTAAATTGAAGGATATCATATATCCTATTTTTGAACAAGTCTACAAAACCAAAACCAAAAAGAAACTACACTTTTATTTTGAAAATGGGGAAGGTCAGGTAAAATACATATTTTTAGATATAATTTATGCTGAAGAAAGTATTGTAATTGTTTATAATAATACAACTGATCCATTGCTTAATTCCCAGCAGCAAATTCATACATCTAAAGAATTCAATGAAGTTTCTTACAACTATATTAAAGATATCAATGGAAATTATTTCTATGATTCAAATATCTATGAGCTTGTTGAAAGAGAGTTCTGCCAAGATGACTTTAAAAGAGATATTATTTGCGATTTAGTCGTTCCTGAAGATAAAGAATTATATAACTCACTAATTACAGGAGATACTCAGTATAGTAATACAACTCATAATAATGTTTATATCCAAACTAAAAAAGGAACTAGAAAAAGTCTGGTTATTACTTCAAGTAAGTTATATGTTGGTAAAGAATTATCACAAGTTGCAGTTACAATAACTGATATTAGTAAAAATATTGAGAGAAAAAATAAACTTCTCATGAATAAACTGTTAACTATAATTGATAATAAATTAGGTGTTGGTACATACATTAAAGATAAAAAAACTGGTGCATATATTATTTCAAATGCACTTTATGACAAGTTACACCTTTCTAAACCAGAAGCACATAATTTAGATATGAATTATAAGAAATATCTTATTGATGAAGAAGATCATAAATATTTCGATGATTTTTACAATGGTAAAATCCAATGTTTAGAACGTGAAGTAAGATATAAATCTCCTAACTGTGATAAAAATCAACATTTATTTGTTTATTTAAACAGATATATTGAAGATGATAGTGATATATTCTTCATGGGTATTAAAGAGATTAGTCGTGAAATTAAAATTCAAAAGAATTTACTTTCACAAAACCATGAATTAATGTTCTTAACATCTGTAGTAAAAGATATCCAGGAATCCACTTCATTAGCTATTAGTTATATGGATTCTAAAGGTAAATTCCACTGGAGTGATGAAATTTATAGAATTATTGATCGCTATCCAAGACCAGAAGATGAAGATATTAATATTTTAGCACCATTGGTTTCTTATGATGATCAAATTAAAATGGAATCTATAATTTATAATTCAATTGATGATGAATTATTCCATAATGACTTCTTAATAACAACTGAAACAGGAAAAGAAAAGTATATAAGAACTACAGCACGTAAAATCTTTGATGATGAAGGTAATTTCCTTCGTTTAAGTATGTCTGCTCAAGACATTTCCAAACAAAAAGAATACGAAAAACAGTTAGTTAGAAATACTGAAGAGAAAAATGTTTTGGTCCAGGAAGTTCACCATCGTGTGAAAAATAATCTCCAGATTATTATGAGTTTCATCAACTTGGAGAAAAAGTTCCATAAAGGAAACTATGAGAAAATCCTTGATGTAACTGAAAGACGTATTGGTGCACTTGCTTTAATTCACGAACGTACATATAAAGACGAAAATATGAATTATATGAATGTTCCAGTATTCTTAGAAGATTTGGACAAACAATTATATGCTCGTTCAAGAAAAAGAGGATACAAATTTGTCACAAGTATTGATGAAGATTTAACATTCTCTATTAATACTGTTACTCCATTATCTTTAATTATTAATGAGTTAACTGCAAATACATTCAAATATGCTTTTGATGATGAGGATGAATCTTCTAAAATAATTTTTAAATCTTTAGAATTATTTGAAAAAGATGGTAAAAAATTCTGTAAATTTAAATACAAGGATAATGGTAGTGGATTGCCTGAAGGATTTGACTTAACAGAATACAAAGGATTAGGTTGGCAAATTATTACTTCCCTTGCAAGACAAATGGACGCAGAATATGAAATTATCGATGATAACGGCGTTGGAATGTCTTTAACATTCCCTGTCGTTTAAATTTTTTTTAAAATAAGATTATAATTTTTTTGCAACAGATTTTCCTAAATCTGTGCATTTATATAATCTGCCTTTTCTTACATCTTCATTAATACAGATAACTAAATTTTTCTTTTTTAAATCAGAAAGAGCAGATGAAACTTGACTTGTATTTACATTTATTTCTTTAGCAATTTGTGATGGCATTTTCAAATCATTGTTTATTGATTTTAATGTAGCTGTCCTATAAGCAGATACTTTAACAAAACCAAGAAGTTCATATATTTGAGTATTATCCATATTATTATTTTTTTAATTATTCTTTTTAATGTTTATATATTAGTTATATGGATTTATATTCGTTTAATAACAAGTTTTACATATTTATTAAACATTTTATAATAAAAAATAAAAAGAGAAATAGGTTATTTAAATAATATCCATAAACCTATTTTTAATTTCAACAGGAGTTAAATCAATGATTGGTGCTTTTGAGTTTCCGGATTCAGTATTATATACAATAAAACTAGCATCCTCGCTTTTAATAAACTCTTTTAAATTGATATCTTTAAAGTTATAGCTGTTTTTAAATCCTACACCTCTTGCAACATCAACTAAATCTAATTCCTGTGCATAAGTATCCTGATTTCCTGTTGAACCATAAGCACCATTGTCTATAACAATCCATGTTAAATTTCTAGGATTATTAGCAAATACAGTTACTAGAGAACCCATATTCATTAAAAGTGCACCGTCACCATCAATTACAACAATATCTCTGTTTGGCTGTGATAGGGCAAGACCTAAACCGATAGATGATGCAAGTCCCATTGATCCAATCATGTAGAAGTTTTCATTTCTGTCTTTAATGTCATATAATTCTCTTGATGGAAATCCAATGTTACAAACTACTAATTCATCGTCAATGTATTTCATTATATCTTCAATAGCTTCTCTTCTTGCCATATTATCACCAATATTTGATTTCAAGTAAAACACTTGTTGGTTTTCCACTTTCAACAGATAAGTTCCAAGCTTCTTTTACATTTTCATATGCTTGTTCAGGAATTTGCGGTTTGAAAAATGTATAATTCATTGCTTCTAAGATTAATGGAGTTGATTCTCCCATTGGAACTTGTCCACAGATGTTTTCTCCTTCAGTTCCTCTGTGACTCATTATCATTAATAATGGGAATTCATATAATTCAGTAAGGGATTTTAATGCATTAATTGAGTTTCCAAGACCTGAATTTTGCATTAAAATAGCTACTTTTTTACCTCCAAGATATGCCCCAGCACATATTCCAATTCCTTCTTCTTCACGGGTAACTGGAACGTGGGTTATATCAGGGTCTTCATCAATCATATTTAATAATTTTGATAGATTAACGCAGGGAACACTTACAATAAAATCGATTCCTGCATCTTTAAGTCCATTAAATATAGCTTCACTACTATCCATTATATCACTTAAATTCTTTTTTTATAAATATTTGTTAGATTTATTATAAAAAACTATTTAATTACTTGAAATTCTTTAATATTTGAATTTAATAAAATAAATTCCAAAAATCGAATAGTAACCTTTTTATTTAACTTGAAACTAAAATAGGATTATGTTTGATAAACTACCAATTTCTTCTAAAACAGAACAAATCTTAACTAAATCTTTAGATGAACAGATTTCTGTTGAAGAAGCAAATTACTTAATGAATCTTAAAGGATCTGATGTTTATCCTTTACTTGCCACTGCTGATTATTTAAGACAAGATATTGTTGGAGACAACATTACATTCATTAATAATTGTAATATCAACTTTACAAATATTTGTACTGTTAGATGTGGTTTTTGTGCATTTGGAAAGGATGAAGACGATCATGATGCATATATATTGGATGATGAAGCAATTTTAGAAAAAGCTCATGGTGCTGTTGAAAAAGGAGCACGTGAATTTTGTGTAATGGGAGGAGTACTTCCTGATGCTGATATTAGCTATTATGAACACTTGCTTACATTATTAAAAGATGAATATCCTGATGTGATGATTCATGGTTTTTCACCAACTATGATTAAGGATGCATGTGAAGTATCTAAAATGGACATTGCTGAAGGTTTTGAAATATTAAAAGATGCAGGTCTTGACACCCTTCCGGGAACAGCTGCTGAAATATTAACAGACCGTTCAAGAGAAATAATTTGTCCTGAGAAAGTTAGTGTTTCCGAGTGGATAGATATCGTTAAAACAGCTCATGAAGTTGGAATCAAAGGATCATCCACTATCATGTATGGGCACGTCGAAACTTTAGAAGAAAGAGTGCAACATATTGATATTATTAGAAAATTACAAGAAGAAACTCATGGTTTTACCGAGTTTATTCCAATGACTTTTATGCATGAATATTCTCCAATCTTTTTGGAAGGACAATCAAACCTTGGAGCTACTGGAATGCAGGATTTAAAATTATATGCAGTATCCAGATTAATGCTTAGAGATTTAATTCCAAATATTCAAGTATCCTGGGTAAAAATGGGTTTCAGATTTGCTCAAGTTTCCCTTATGGCTGGTGCTAACGATTTAGGTGGTACCTTAGGTGGAGACGAATTATCCGCTGCTTCAGGTGCTCCGGATGGAGTTGAAGCATCAATTGCAAGTTTAAGTAAAATTATTAAGGATTTAGGTAGAAATCCTCTTGAGAGAAACTCCGAATACTCTGAGTTTTATCCAGTTGATTAATTAGGTGTTTAAATGAATAAATTTATTGTCATAGATGGATTAGATGGGTCTGGAAAAGATACACAGGCGAATTTACTTGCTGATATGTATGAAAAGCAAGGATGTAATG
This Methanobacteriaceae archaeon DNA region includes the following protein-coding sequences:
- a CDS encoding transposase family protein, translated to KSITPRYKSFIYHLKDKRVEKTSNKIENAFQKTMPKSRKRTFKTKRGVLKRIYRRDLIWNDNRKKDFENQQSF
- a CDS encoding MarR family transcriptional regulator; its protein translation is MDNTQIYELLGFVKVSAYRTATLKSINNDLKMPSQIAKEINVNTSQVSSALSDLKKKNLVICINEDVRKGRLYKCTDLGKSVAKKL
- the cofH gene encoding 5-amino-6-(D-ribitylamino)uracil--L-tyrosine 4-hydroxyphenyl transferase CofH; this encodes MFDKLPISSKTEQILTKSLDEQISVEEANYLMNLKGSDVYPLLATADYLRQDIVGDNITFINNCNINFTNICTVRCGFCAFGKDEDDHDAYILDDEAILEKAHGAVEKGAREFCVMGGVLPDADISYYEHLLTLLKDEYPDVMIHGFSPTMIKDACEVSKMDIAEGFEILKDAGLDTLPGTAAEILTDRSREIICPEKVSVSEWIDIVKTAHEVGIKGSSTIMYGHVETLEERVQHIDIIRKLQEETHGFTEFIPMTFMHEYSPIFLEGQSNLGATGMQDLKLYAVSRLMLRDLIPNIQVSWVKMGFRFAQVSLMAGANDLGGTLGGDELSAASGAPDGVEASIASLSKIIKDLGRNPLERNSEYSEFYPVD
- the comD gene encoding sulfopyruvate decarboxylase subunit alpha, which translates into the protein MDSSEAIFNGLKDAGIDFIVSVPCVNLSKLLNMIDEDPDITHVPVTREEEGIGICAGAYLGGKKVAILMQNSGLGNSINALKSLTELYEFPLLMIMSHRGTEGENICGQVPMGESTPLILEAMNYTFFKPQIPEQAYENVKEAWNLSVESGKPTSVLLEIKYW
- a CDS encoding sensor histidine kinase, which translates into the protein MVYKVKYDEKNYSVVITKTGKEDWFTPGKVLYDVKPYDGFLKDMSTNLDIVIPVNDFKDYTHIYSNVFIEELEISIPNNIIGTSFGDNYRKLKDIIYPIFEQVYKTKTKKKLHFYFENGEGQVKYIFLDIIYAEESIVIVYNNTTDPLLNSQQQIHTSKEFNEVSYNYIKDINGNYFYDSNIYELVEREFCQDDFKRDIICDLVVPEDKELYNSLITGDTQYSNTTHNNVYIQTKKGTRKSLVITSSKLYVGKELSQVAVTITDISKNIERKNKLLMNKLLTIIDNKLGVGTYIKDKKTGAYIISNALYDKLHLSKPEAHNLDMNYKKYLIDEEDHKYFDDFYNGKIQCLEREVRYKSPNCDKNQHLFVYLNRYIEDDSDIFFMGIKEISREIKIQKNLLSQNHELMFLTSVVKDIQESTSLAISYMDSKGKFHWSDEIYRIIDRYPRPEDEDINILAPLVSYDDQIKMESIIYNSIDDELFHNDFLITTETGKEKYIRTTARKIFDDEGNFLRLSMSAQDISKQKEYEKQLVRNTEEKNVLVQEVHHRVKNNLQIIMSFINLEKKFHKGNYEKILDVTERRIGALALIHERTYKDENMNYMNVPVFLEDLDKQLYARSRKRGYKFVTSIDEDLTFSINTVTPLSLIINELTANTFKYAFDDEDESSKIIFKSLELFEKDGKKFCKFKYKDNGSGLPEGFDLTEYKGLGWQIITSLARQMDAEYEIIDDNGVGMSLTFPVV
- the comE gene encoding sulfopyruvate decarboxylase subunit beta; amino-acid sequence: MARREAIEDIMKYIDDELVVCNIGFPSRELYDIKDRNENFYMIGSMGLASSIGLGLALSQPNRDIVVIDGDGALLMNMGSLVTVFANNPRNLTWIVIDNGAYGSTGNQDTYAQELDLVDVARGVGFKNSYNFKDINLKEFIKSEDASFIVYNTESGNSKAPIIDLTPVEIKNRFMDII